A stretch of DNA from Triticum dicoccoides isolate Atlit2015 ecotype Zavitan chromosome 2A, WEW_v2.0, whole genome shotgun sequence:
GCGGAGAGTCCCCCTATTTTGCGCTAGTTTTCATGCAAACACCTCAAGCGGTCTTACATGGGTTGGTTGTGGGCACTATCATTCAGACTGTAAATTTTTTATATTTCAAATTCTTTTGTTTAAGAAGGTTTCCAAAATGTTGTCAAAATTTAGTTTTAAGAAAGGAAAAACTATGTTGAGGAAAATAATATATTATTTGTGTACGttgataaaaaatgttcatgtaaataaaaataaatttttgTAACAAAGTCAAGAAATATTTATATACtgaaaaatatatttttgtcttaAAAGTTGACGTATTTTTTTATAAAAAGCATACATTTTCAATAGTGCTGCTTCCGTCTGGGTTTATTAGCCTCGATCGTATTTTGGATTAAAGTTTGACCACATATTTGACTAGAAACTTTTAATGCATAtcaccaaaaattatatttttggattCATATTTGAGTGTAGTTTTCACTGATATTTTTTTCTATGCATAacttatattttattagttaaaatgATGATAAATAAGAGAGGGACTAGTAAATCAGGACGGATGTAGTAGCACATATGTGTGTAAATATATATCTCATCTACCCTGGGAAatgtataaaataaataaataacaaaacacagATCAAGAGAAAGTAAAAAGCCAAAACTTCTGATAAAATGAAAGAAGGTAAataataaaaggaagaaaaattgaAAAGTGAAAACAATGGAAGTGAAAAAAAAATCTGGCAATGCAACCCTACAAGGCAGGGAGCCAAGAGCAGCAAATGGCCTCACCGAACTCGTAGCTAGCCCCATATAAACTATGTAGGGATGCCCAGTAATTGCCGTGTGACCCAAACAGCCATTTGCGCGCTCACCAAGAACCTTTTTTTTATGATCTGCTTTATCTGTTTTGAATTATAAGATGTTCTAATTCCGAAATAATTGTCGCTGGCGAATTCTAGTGCAAGTTCAGGCACGTTACGAAATTAACGTAGTTTCCCTTTTTACCCCCGCGTCACCCACAACGCTCACTCCACTCACCCTCTCTTCTTCCTGTCACCCTCGCTCTCGTCGCCCTCTCTTCTCCCCACCACCTCGCCGGTCACCACCTCGCCCACCTCGCCAGCCACCATCTCTCCCCGTCGCCGCCATCCACTCGCACCCCGCTCCACTCACACCCCACATCCAGGGTCAAGCTTTGATGCACCTGCTCTGGATCTGGCGATGGAGGCGGTGGATGCGGGAGATGGGGACGAGGCCGTCGCGGTGGTGTGCCTGGACCACATCCTCAAGCACGCCGGTGGCGCCACGGAGGAGGCCGAGCGCATCCGCCGCTGCCACAACGCCGACGGCGCCATGGAGTACTGGCTCGAGCCGGATGAGCTCGCGGCCCTGCGCCGGGAGGTCGGCGCCGACCCGTACTGGGTGCCGCCAGGGTGGAAGCGCGGAGACCCCGTGTCCCGCTGACGGCTACGCGCTCAACGTAAAGATGCAGGTGGAGGAGCTCAGCAAGGAGCTCGCCGGAGTAAAAAGGTCTCTTTTTCCCCCTTCTCCTGTCATCTTCTCTTGCTCTGCTTGCTTGCTTGGAGCAGTAGACCTTGTAGGCATTTGTGCAAGCAGTAGCACACAGATTTGTGCAAGATTGCTGCTCTTCCCTTCTCTTCTTGTTTTTGGAGCAAGCAACAGCAGGCGGATTTGTGCAAGTAGACTTCAACAAATAGATTGGAGCAGACAGGTTTAGCAGGCAAATTGTTTGGTGCTTGCTTGCTTTAGACAAACAGTTTTAGCACACATGCTTTGCATTGCAGACAAACAGGTTGTGCAAGAACACCCCAAAAGCAAGTAGACCTGCTTGCAGTAGCTCTTAGGTGAATTTTAGGTGAAGTATAGACCGGTTCAAATCCTTTTAAAATTTTGCAGTACTGCCTACTGATTGTGCTGAATTTTGAAGTGCAGACAAAGCAAGCAAAAATCAACTGAAGATTAACTGCAGTAGTTCTTGTAGTAGTCGGATTGAGTAGTTCTTGCAGTAGTCGGATTCAGTAGCCGGAGTACTTGCAGTAGTTCTTTCAACACCATCAGAACAGTAATCGCACCATCCAGCTCAACACATTCAGTCCAAATTGCAGAAGAGTACTGTAATTTAAGCGTAGGATCAACGAAAGAGTACTGTGATACACATGCCCAATTTTCTGTCTGGCATAATTATACACATGGGCAAGCCCAATTAATCAGCAACAATCATTTCAGTTAATTTTCAGTTAATTTTGGGCGTGTGCTGTACAAGGAATGGGCATGACCAAGTGATCAAATGGAAGATCAAGAAGTAAATATCACAGGTAATTTTCAGTAAGTCCCTAAAATGGAACAGACATAAATAGGCTACTTCTCTGTTCATGTCCAACTGAACTTTTCTGCAAGTTTGCATTTTTATGAATGTAACCACCAGTAGTTTTATTTATGCATCTCAAAAGAAATCTTGGATATGCAAATTGTGTCTGGCTTTCTGCTCCTTCTATTAATTTTTGACTACAACTGTCAGTGAATGTTAACCTCGGATTACAAGCAATTTATGCACCAATTCAGTTATATGCACTTACTCCTGTACTGATGTTCACATTTCATCCCACAAACTACTGTAATTTCAGTGAGAGTATTGTGTGTTTTCTCATGTTGTTCATCATGGAGTATTGTTCATACTACTGTTGTTCATCAAACTATTGTGTGTTTCCTCATCAAACAATTGTTCATACTACTCCTGTTCAATCAAGATGTTTCCAAAATTACAGGAAATTCACATTTATACTCCTTGAAATCTGTGAAGATTGATTGATTGAAGAGTACTTTGAAATCTGTGATCTGTTGAAGATTCATTACACAGTAGAGTAATTACACACAGTACTCTGAAATCTCATTAAGCCTTTCTTTGATTGAAATCCAGGAGCAGAAAGGAGCAGCGAGCAGCGGCGGCTGACCTCGAGCTCTCGATTGGAGTGGAGGGAGGCGGCCGACGAGGGATCTGCGGCCAGCGGGGAAGGATCCTGAGCTGCGGCGGAGCAGCCAGCCGATGGGGAAAGGCGGCCGCCGACGAGGGAGCTCCGGACCGCGGCGAGGCAGCTTCCGATCGCGGCGGGGAAGGGCGACCAAAGAGGGGATCTGGCTCTCGATTGGAGCGGCGCAGGCAACCTCCGGGGAAGGACGCCGGAGATGCGGACGGCGGAGGAGCCTGGCGAAGGGAAGGAGCGACGGAGAAAGACGACGACCCGAGCGATTTCAAAGCAGGGGCAGTTTTGTAATTTCACTAGTTTTCACCTGGTCGGAAAAGACACCCCAGCGACaattatttcggaacggagggagtatttgttcacTTATTTCAGTAGGTATGTAGTTTATAGTATTAAAATATACAAAACATCTtataatttgaaacggagggagtatatgagagATTTATAACCGTGAGTGTACGCATGCAAAAGGACTGCACTAACACAGATCAATTAAGTAACACAATTATTCCTTGGCCTTGTCTCCGTTTTATCAAATAAAAAATACAAAATAGTTAAgtcttttcatcaatatatgtcgtTGCCTCCCTTTCGGTGCAGGAAGCATGACCCTATCCATTCGCACTCATTTTCTTAAAATAAAAGGGCACTATATGTTGTGGTGGTCTCACGAGCCCTATCTTCTCTGACCATGACATAACACTGCCCTTAAGCTTGTGTAAGGATGATGACTTGCTGATGCCATTTTGTTTACCGGCTAAACGGCATGGACTGTTGCCACAAATTTTCTAACATGAGCAAATACTCTTTCAGTCATTTTTTCTTTTGAACAAAAACTCGCAGAACAATCGTTCTAATACTCTTTCAGTCTCTATTCAGAAACCACAAAATTTCATTTTCTACCACAACTATATGTATCATATTTAGTCTGTCTTAGTTTACAAGAACATAATAGCTGCAAAAATTTATTACCGGGGAGGGGAGTGTTTTGTTCTCTGTGGGCAAGGGCAGTTCGACCCAGAGTGCAAAACCAACGTTTTGTTGGATGATAGGTACACCTGAGGCCCACAGGTAAAGAACTAAAAGGGGACGAATGCTCAATAGTGGCTTCCTTTTTGTTTTCTTGCATTATGCTTTGAATTGGTTCTTCGTTGCCTGATCGCTTTGGATCAGCTAAGATATACAAAAATGATGCCATATTGTTAAATATGGTATTTATTCCCTACCCCAAAATGGAAATTCCTATGGGATTTCTTTTTCCGACTTTGACTTGTAGCTTTCTTTCAATTTTTTAACCTAGGTTGCACCCCGAACTTGCTATTTTGGACAATTGCTGCCTTTTCAACATGTTTTAGCTGGTTCACTATGGGCCTATAGTCACCAAGTATTCGCACTAACGAGGAGCCGAGTAACCATCAATGGTAGAATAAGATGACATAGATTTAGCAGGAAAATTCACCACAGACGACCCCAATTTAGACCGGTCGTGATGATATTGTTCCTATGAGGGGCAGCTACCACTCATGGGTCGAATGTTAGAAGAACACTTGTGTTGAATTGACCCAAATTGTATGTTACATTACAAGATGCTTTCCTCACAAGTGTATAGTTTATAACAAAGAGAAAGTTAATGTATGCATAATTTCTTAGACCATAAGAGTATCAAGTCACTTCATACTAGACGATGCACTTTGGGATCGTTCTAACGTAAAACGTAAGAGGGTGACCATAACGGGAACTTTCAGGTACACCGGAAATgcatgacaagggactagatactcAAGACTAGAATTTGCTCCTTTGATGATGAAGAGATATTCTTAGGGTCCTCTGGGTGTAACAATATCCATCATTGTCTGGCCAGACACAACATGACTTGCTCGCGGAGATGCCAAAACATGGGAACGAggaaagagaacaaaaccggtaacgaggaaaCTGGCGTAGTGATCATGTGCTGATTCACGGGGATGCCGATATATCTCACCACGGGCTTTTGTAAATAATCAGGAAGCAAAAGTAATAGCATACGGTAGCTACAGGTTCACTAGATAATCATttctgtgggtataggggtcaatatggatgctcatcattctgttGTTGATCATTGAACGGAAGGTCTTCCGGTCATGTCTATATTTCACTGAACCTACAGGGCCATGTGCTTAAGGGTCTTCGATCTGTTGAGTGCTGGTTGATTTAGGAGCATAGGAGAATATCACTAGAAGAGTTCAAAGATAATAGAAATCGTTTCGAGAGAGAACCGGAAGTGTTTTAGAGAAACAAAAGCGTTTCAGAGAAAACGGATAAAACTGGGAGGAGGAAATAGTGTTGGGAGGTAAATGATGATGTAGGAGGGCTTCGAATTTTTTTCCCGGGGCCACCTAGAATTAAGAGGCACCAGGGGGAAGCCCATACAGGAAAGGCCTATAGGGGCAGCCGCATGGGCCTTTAAGGCCCAAGAAGGGGCGCCCCTAGCTTTGGCGCCCAAGCCTAGGTTGTTGTGGATAGGGTTTGAGGTGGGCCCCACCCCTTGGTGCACCGCCACAAGCGGGAGGAACCCCTCCTCCAAGTCACCCCTCCCTTGAACCTACATACTTGAGGGGGTGCACCTTCTTTTACACACAAATcatgcgcaaaggcagccccctctctCTCTATAATTCTCCAAAAAATTGTCCATGTAGGATCggagtatatcgaccagaggggaGGAGGAAATGGGAGATTTAAATTTCTTTCAAAATATTCAAATCTCTTAGCATAGCACAGCGAAAAAAATATAAACAGAAGCAGTAAAGCGAAGGTAAACTACTTGTCGGTATCAAatgcggcagatcttgggtagggggcgaGCTATTAGATCAGATTGATGGGTAACAGGAGAAGAACAcacaggggatttacccaggttcggggcctctctaTAGAGGTAAAACCCCATGTCCTGctcttgttgggaaacgtagcatgcaatttaaaaaaaatcctacgctcacacaagatctatctaggagatgcatagaaatgagagggggagagtgtgtccatgtcccctcgtagactgaaagcggaagcgtttgacaacacggttgatgtagtcaaacttctcgttc
This window harbors:
- the LOC119355011 gene encoding uncharacterized protein LOC119355011, coding for MHLLWIWRWRRWMREMGTRPSRWCAWTTSSSTPVAPRRRPSASAAATTPTAPWSTGSSRMSSRPCAGRSAPTRTGCRQGGSAETPCPADGYALNVKMQVEELSKELAGVKRSRKEQRAAAADLELSIGVEGGGRRGICGQRGRILSCGGAASRWGKAAADEGAPDRGEAASDRGGEGRPKRGSGSRLERRRQPPGKDAGDADGGGAWRREGATEKDDDPSDFKAGAVL